A single genomic interval of Pochonia chlamydosporia 170 chromosome 7, whole genome shotgun sequence harbors:
- a CDS encoding ribose 5-phosphate isomerase A (similar to Metarhizium acridum CQMa 102 XP_007814494.1): protein MSLAVDLIESSKKLAAYRAVEDHLLPSYKFVGIGSGSTVVYVVEAIVSKGPAFYSGMTFVPTGSQSKGLIKTAGLSMCYVDERPTVNGSPVALDVAFDGADEVDEDLNLIKGGGACLFQEKLVATAANKFIAVADSRKQSPRLCTKWKTIPIEVLPLAAPDVLRRLRAMGSPSPTVRSGLPSKAGECVTDNGMWIIDAPFSPLLIRKDLSSTEDGCGRNGSWEIQTLADELLKVPGIIEIGLFYGFNGNQALGLGKELQAQKPVAAYFGMPDGQVQVQNA, encoded by the exons ATGTCTTTGGCTGTCGATCTCATCGAGTCTTCCAAGAAGCTCGCCGCATACCGTGCCGTCGAAGATCATCTCCTCCCTTCTTATAAATTCGTTGGTATCGGCTCCGGCAGCACCGTCGTGTACGTTGTCGAAGCCATCGTCAGCAAAGGCCCAGCATTCTATTCTGGCATGACCTTTGTGCCTACCGGCAGCCAGTCAAAAGGTCTCATTAAGACGGCAGGATTGAGCATGTGCTACGTCGATGAACGGCCTACTGTAAATGGTAGTCCCGTGGCCCTCGATGTTGCCTTCGATGGCGCCGACGAAGTCGACGAAGACCTCAACTTGATCAAGGGCGGTGGTGCGTGTCTTTTCCAGGAGAAACTCGTTGCCACTGCTGCAAACAAATTTATAGCTGTCGCCG ACTCTCGAAAGCAGTCACCACGCCTCTGTACCAAGTGGAAGACGATCCCGATCGAAGTCCTCCCTCTTGCTGCACCCGATGTTCTCCGTCGTCTCCGAGCAATGGGTTCGCCGAGTCCCACTGTTCGGTCTGGTCTTCCCAGCAAGGCTGGCGAGTGCGTCACAGATAATGGCATGTGGATTATTGATGCACCATTTTCTCCTCTATTAATCCGCAAGGATCTATCTTCAACCGAGGATGGCTGTGGAAGGAATGGCTCTTGGGAGATCCAGACATTAGCAGATGAATTGCTCAAGGTTCCGGGCATTATTGAGATTGGCCTGTTCTACGGCTTCAACGGTAACCAAGCTCTGGGGTTAGGCAAAGAACTACAGGCCCAAAAGCCTGTGGCCGCCTATTTTGGTATGCCAGATGGccaggtgcag